One part of the Populus alba chromosome 18, ASM523922v2, whole genome shotgun sequence genome encodes these proteins:
- the LOC118039536 gene encoding uncharacterized protein isoform X1 — MAEQPETVSSSVNQSSNTQNSPEDKLKQPWVPSAFSGFPAYPDGGFQMFPVMYPALVPGLNDMQNQEQANHGPGIYAVPVPQFMGPIAGLPSNTLIPLTLNIPTRPTPEAGATSDQAQGGQQQQQLQQPAAQRQIVVRRFQIAFQLDLFLILKLAAVIFLFNQDGSRQRLLVLVFFASLVYLYQTGALTPLVQWLSQSMQRAAAPPRPPRPAVRAENAATRQNEDVALAEGQPAVENENRPAEDGNQAAENENVAEPGGDNGGHNWWGIVKEIQMIVFGFITSLLPGFHHID, encoded by the exons ATGGCAGAACAACCAGAGACGGTGTCGTCGAGCGTGAATCAATCTTCTAACACACAAAATTCTCCCGAAGATAAGCTCAAGCAACCATGG GTGCCGTCGGCATTCTCTGGTTTTCCAGCTTATCCAGATGGTGGTTTTCAGATGTTTCCTGTTATGTATCCTGCACTAGTTCCAGGGTTAAATGATATGCAAAATCAAGAACAAGCGAATCATGGACCTGGCATTTATGCAGTGCCTGTTCCTCAATTTATGGGACCAATTGCTGGACTTCCTTCAAACACCCTAATTCCTCTCACGCTCAACATACCTAC TAGACCGACTCCTGAGGCTGGGGCAACCAGTGATCAAGCACAAGGGGgacaacagcaacagcaactgCAGCAGCCTGCAGCTCAAAGGCAAATTGTTGTTAGGAGATTTCAAATTGCATTTCAGTTGGATTTGTTTCTCATACTTAAGCTGGCAGCCGTAATCTTTTTGTTTAACCAAGATGGATCAAGACAAAGGCTTCTTGTCCTTGTGTTTTTTGCTTCACTTGTCTATTT GTACCAAACTGGAGCTCTGACACCGTTAGTACAATGGCTCTCACAAAGTATGCAAAGGGCAGCTGCTCCTCCCCGTCCACCTAGGCCTGCTGTCAGGGCGGAAAATGCTGCAACAAGGCAGAATGAAGATGTTGCTTTGGCAG AGGGACAACCTGCAGTTGAGAATGAGAATAGACCTGCAGAGGATGGTAACCAAGCAGCTGAGAATGAAAATGTTGCTGAACCTGGCGGAGACAATGGGGGCCACAACTGGTGGGGAATTGTGAAGGAGATTCAGATGATTGTCTTCGGTTTTATCACCTCTCTTCTCCCAGGCTTTCACCACATAGATTAG
- the LOC118039536 gene encoding uncharacterized protein isoform X2 encodes MAEQPETVSSSVNQSSNTQNSPEDKLKQPWVPSAFSGFPAYPDGGFQMFPVMYPALVPGLNDMQNQEQANHGPGIYAVPVPQFMGPIAGLPSNTLIPLTLNIPTPTPEAGATSDQAQGGQQQQQLQQPAAQRQIVVRRFQIAFQLDLFLILKLAAVIFLFNQDGSRQRLLVLVFFASLVYLYQTGALTPLVQWLSQSMQRAAAPPRPPRPAVRAENAATRQNEDVALAEGQPAVENENRPAEDGNQAAENENVAEPGGDNGGHNWWGIVKEIQMIVFGFITSLLPGFHHID; translated from the exons ATGGCAGAACAACCAGAGACGGTGTCGTCGAGCGTGAATCAATCTTCTAACACACAAAATTCTCCCGAAGATAAGCTCAAGCAACCATGG GTGCCGTCGGCATTCTCTGGTTTTCCAGCTTATCCAGATGGTGGTTTTCAGATGTTTCCTGTTATGTATCCTGCACTAGTTCCAGGGTTAAATGATATGCAAAATCAAGAACAAGCGAATCATGGACCTGGCATTTATGCAGTGCCTGTTCCTCAATTTATGGGACCAATTGCTGGACTTCCTTCAAACACCCTAATTCCTCTCACGCTCAACATACCTAC ACCGACTCCTGAGGCTGGGGCAACCAGTGATCAAGCACAAGGGGgacaacagcaacagcaactgCAGCAGCCTGCAGCTCAAAGGCAAATTGTTGTTAGGAGATTTCAAATTGCATTTCAGTTGGATTTGTTTCTCATACTTAAGCTGGCAGCCGTAATCTTTTTGTTTAACCAAGATGGATCAAGACAAAGGCTTCTTGTCCTTGTGTTTTTTGCTTCACTTGTCTATTT GTACCAAACTGGAGCTCTGACACCGTTAGTACAATGGCTCTCACAAAGTATGCAAAGGGCAGCTGCTCCTCCCCGTCCACCTAGGCCTGCTGTCAGGGCGGAAAATGCTGCAACAAGGCAGAATGAAGATGTTGCTTTGGCAG AGGGACAACCTGCAGTTGAGAATGAGAATAGACCTGCAGAGGATGGTAACCAAGCAGCTGAGAATGAAAATGTTGCTGAACCTGGCGGAGACAATGGGGGCCACAACTGGTGGGGAATTGTGAAGGAGATTCAGATGATTGTCTTCGGTTTTATCACCTCTCTTCTCCCAGGCTTTCACCACATAGATTAG
- the LOC118039535 gene encoding uncharacterized protein yields MGLASIEQEMPAGEGIQSRFENLRGVQWRIDLGILPSPSSSSVDDLRRVTAESRRRYAGLRRRLLVDPHLSKDGRSSPDPVIDNPLSQNPDSTWGRFFRNAELEKTLDQDLSRLYPEHGSYFQTPGCQGMLRRILLLWCLRHPEYGYRQGMHELLAPFLYVLHIDVEHLSEVRKQYEDHFTDKFDGLAFQENDLTYNFDFKKFLDSMEDEIGSHGNAVKVKSLNELDPEIQTTVLLTDAYGAEGELGIVISEKFMEHDAYCMFDALMSGSHGSVAVVDFYSHSPAHGSHSGLPPVIEASAALYHLLSVVDSSLHSHLVELGVEPQYFALRWLRVLFGREFSLENLLLIWDEIFAADNNVILEKGAEDDADSGFRIFRSPRGALIPAMSVSMILHLRSSLLATEHATTCLQRLLNFPENIDLRKLINKAKSLQSLALDTNMSSVSPPFDGIYNHSKSMVVRGHTHALSSGSVSPKTPLNAVPDSYWEEKWRDLHKTEELKHDHLGKLKPSQKKRWTEKVRLPLSRTESAPAPVKARSGKKDQKSSIRRSLLEDLSHELGMDEDIGKSDCHEVSGQKDHQTAEVEEGGPDSVNNDFTCSTAERCLSGNAGSEENSSVFSDPSSSLSGGNEHENDSEKSSVASNMSVDENDDQPEALQEDPTLPVSHPPEGVSLNSGTNNEPAGKQVAGPKERKLSGKFQWFWKFGRNTAGEETSEKGSSTCEATKPGTEASNQINSIGSSSVNGSCSSYASSKGESTDQNVIGTLRNFGQSMLEHIQIIESVFQQDRGQVGSLENFSKTALVGKGQVTAMTALKELRKISNLLSEM; encoded by the exons atGGGGTTAGCTTCAATTGAGCAGGAAATGCCAGCAGGAGAGGGGATTCAGAGTCGTTTTGAGAATTTAAGAGGGGTTCAATGGAGGATAGATCTTGGAATTTTGccttctccttcctcttctaGTGTTGATGATCTTCGTAGAGTTACTGCTGAATCTAGAAGAAG GTATGCTGGTTTAAGAAGGCGGCTCTTAGTTGATCCACATTTGTCAAAGGATGGAAGGAGTTCACCTGATCCTGTAATTGACAATCCACTGTCACAAAACCCAG ATAGCACCTGGGGTCGCTTCTTTCGGAATGCTGAACTGGAAAAAACACTTGACCAGGATTTGTCACGTTTATATCCAGAACATGGTAGCTATTTCCAGACACCTGGCTGCCAAGGAATGTTAAGACGAATCTTGTTATTGTGGTGCCTTAGACATCCAGAGTATGGTTACCGACaag GAATGCATGAACTCTTGGCTCCTTTTCTATATGTTCTTCACATTGATGTGGAGCATCTGTCTGAAGTGCGCAAGCAGTATGAAGACCATTTCACAGACAAATTTGATGGTTTAGCATTTCAGGAAAATGATCTTACATACaactttgattttaaaaaatttttggaTTCCATGGAGGATGAAATTGGCTCCCATGGTAATGCTGTCAAAGTCAAGTCTCTCAATGAGCTTGATCCTGAGATACAGACAACTGTATTACTAACAGATGCTTACGGGGCTGAAGGTGAATTGGGTATTGTCATATCAGAGAAATTTATGGAACACGATGCTTACTGTATGTTTGATGCATTGATGAGTGGGTCTCATGGTTCAGTTGCTGTTGTGGACTTCTACTCTCACTCCCCTGCACATGGTTCTCATTCTGGCTTACCCCCTGTCATTGAAGCTTCTGCTGCTTTGTACCATTTGCTGTCTGTTGTTGATTCATCTTTACACAGCCACCTTGTTGAGCTGGGTGTTGAACCTCAGTATTTTGCACTTCGCTGGTTACGGGTTTTATTTGGACGAgaattttcacttgaaaacCTCTTGTTAATATGGGATGAAATATTTGCAGCAGATAATAATGTCATATTAGAAAAAGGTGCTGAAGATGATGCAGACTCTGGTTTTCGTATCTTTAGATCACCTCGGGGAGCATTAATCCCAGCTATGTCTGTTTCTATGATTCTTCATTTGAGGTCTTCCCTGCTTGCAACTGAGCACGCAACTACTTGTCTCCAGAGACTGTTGAATTTTCCTGAGAATATAGATCTGAGAAAACTGATAAATAAGGCAAAGTCTTTACAGTCCCTCGCATTGGATACTAATATGTCCTCTGTGTCTCCTCCGTTTGATGGGATTTATAACCACAGTAAATCAATGGTGGTGAGAGGTCATACTCATGCACTTTCATCTGGTTCTGTTTCCCCCAAAACTCCTCTAAATGCGGTGCCTGATAGTTATTGGGAGGAGAAATGGAGAGATTTGCACAAGACAGAAGAACTCAAGCATGATCATTTAGGGAAATTGAAACCAAGCCAGAAAAAACGGTGGACAGAAAAAGTAAGATTGCCCCTATCTAGGACAGAATCTGCACCAGCTCCAGTAAAAGCAAGGAGTGGGAAGAAGGATCAGAAGTCATCTATTAGGCGTAGTTTGTTAGAAGATTTATCACATGAACTTGGGATGGATGAAGATATTGGAAAATCAGATTGCCATGAAGTTTCAGGCCAGAAGGACCATCAAACTGCAGAAGTTGAGGAAGGGGGACCAGACAGCGTTAACAATGACTTCACTTGCTCAACTGCGGAGAGATGTCTTAGTGGAAATGCTGGCAGCGAGGAAAATTCATCTGTATTTTCGGATCCATCTAGTTCTCTTAGTGGTGGTAATGAGCATGAAAATGACTCTGAGAAAAGTAGTGTTGCCTCAAATATGTCTGTTGATGAAAATGATGATCAACCTGAGGCTCTCCAGGAAGATCCAACCCTTCCTGTTTCCCATCCCCCTGAAGGTGTGTCTCTAAATTCCGGGACCAACAACGAGCCTGCTGGAAAACAGGTTGCAGGTCCCAAGGAGAGGAAACTTTCAGGTAAATTTCAATGGTTTTGGAAGTTTGGGCGGAATACTGCTGGTGAGGAGACTTCGGAAAAGGGAAGCAGCACATGTGAGGCTACAAAACCTGGCACCGAAGCCAGTAATCAGATTAATTCAATAGGATCTTCGTCTGTCAATGGATCTTGCAGCTCTTATGCCAGTAGCAAAGGAGAGAGCACGGATCAGAATGTGATAGGTACTTTGAGGAACTTTGGACAGTCCATGCTTGAACATATTCAG ATAATCGAGTCTGTTTTCCAGCAAGATAGGGGTCAGGTGGGTTCATTGGAGAATTTCTCCAAAACTGCTCTTGTTGGCAAAGGACAAGTCACAGCCATGACAGCTCTTAAAGAGCTTCGGAAAATCAGCAATCTCTTATCTGAGATGTGA
- the LOC118039534 gene encoding subtilisin-like protease SBT2.5: MRVVEFWCTFLVLFALLINGKAEVYIVTMVGEPVISYTGGIPGFEATAVESDETLDSTSQLVTSYAQHLEQKHDMLLDSLFDRGTYKKLYSYKHLINGFAVHISPEQAETLRRTPDVKSVERDWKVRRLTTHTPQFLGLPTGVWPTGGGFDRAGEDIIIGFVDSGIFPRHPSFGSHNADPYGPLPKYRGKCEVDPDTKREFCNGKIIGAQHFAKAAIAAGAFNPSIDFASPMDGDGHGSHTAAIAAGNNGIPVRIHGHEFGKASGMAPRARIAVYKALYRLFGGFIADVVAAIDQAVHDGVDILSLSVGPNSPPATTMTTYLNPFDATLLGAVKAGVFVVQAAGNGGPFPKTLVSYSPWITSVAAAIDDRRYKNHLFLGNGKILPGIGLSPCTHPNQTYTLVAANDVLLDSSVMKYSPSDCQRPEVLNKNLVEGNILLCGYSFNFVVGTASIKKVSETAKSLGAIGFVLAVENVSPGTKFDPVPVGIPGILITDVTKSMDLIDYYNTSTPRDWTGRVKSFKGTGSIGNGLEPILHKSAPQVALFSARGPNIKDFRFQDADLLKPDILAPGSLIWAAWSPNGTDEPNYVGEGFAMISGTSMAAPHIAGIAALVKQKHPHWSPAAIKSALMTTSTNLDRAGRPLQAQQYSETEALKLVMATPFDYGSGHVNPRAALDPGLIFDAGYEDYLGFLCTTPGIDVHEIRNYTNTPCNYSMGHPSNLNTPSITVSHLVKTQTVTRRVTNVAEEETYVITARMQPAISIEANPPAMTLRPGASRKFTVSLTVRSVTGTYSFGEILMKGSRGHKVRIPVVAMGYWR; this comes from the exons ATGAGGGTGGTGGAGTTTTGGTGTACATTTCTTGTCTTATTTGCTTTGTTGATAAATGGGAAAGCAGAGGTTTATATTGTGACTATGGTGGGAGAGCCTGTCATAAGTTATACAGGAGGCATACCTGGTTTTGAAGCCACTGCCGTGGAATCTGACGAGACGCTTGACTCCACCAG TCAATTGGTCACGTCCTATGCCCAGCACCTTGAACAGAAACATGATATGCTTCTTGATTCACTGTTTGACCGTGGGACCTACAAGAAACTCTACAGCTATAAACATCTTATAAATGGCTTTGCAGTTCATATTTCCCCTGAGCAG GCAGAAACCCTGAGGCGTACCCCTGATGTGAAATCTGTGGAGAGAGATTGGAAGGTGAGGAGACTTACAACGCACACCCCACAGTTTCTGGGGCTTCCAACTGGGGTTTGGCCAACAGGGGGTGGCTTTGATAGGGCTGGAGAAGACATTATAATAGGATTCGTAGACTCAGGAATTTTTCCACGCCATCCAAGCTTTGGATCTCACAATGCAGACCCATATGGGCCTCTTCCAAAATACAGAGGAAAATGTGAAGTTGATCCTGATACCAAGAGAGAATTCTGCAACGGAAAGATCATTGGGGCCCAGCATTTTGCTAAAGCTGCAATTGCCGCTGGGGCATTCAATCCTTCCATTGATTTTGCTTCTCCCATGGATGGAGATGGGCACGGAAG TCACACAGCAGCTATTGCAGCTGGAAATAATGGTATTCCGGTGAGAATTCACGGCCATGAATTTGGGAAAGCAAGTGGGATGGCTCCCCGTGCTAG GATTGCTGTGTACAAGGCACTCTATAGGCTTTTTGGAGGCTTCATTGCGGATGTGGTAGCTGCTATTGATCAG GCTGTTCATGATGGAGTGGATATACTCAGCCTCTCAGTTGGTCCAAATAGTCCTCCAGCAACCACGATGACAACATATTTGAACCCTTTTGATGCTACACTTCTTGGAGCTGTGAAAGCAGGTGTATTTGTTGTACAGGCAGCTGGAAATGGTGGCCCTTTTCCAAAAACTCTGGTTTCATATAGCCCTTGGATAACATCTGTGGCTGCTGCAATTGATGACCGGAGATACAAGAACCATCTGTTCCTGGGAAATGGAAAAATTTTACCTGGAATCGGTTTGTCAC CTTGTACACATCCAAATCAAACATATACCTTGGTTGCTGCAAATGATGTACTGCTTGATTCTTCAGTGATGAAGTACAGTCCTTCAGACTGCCAAAGACCAGAAGTATTGAACAAGAACTTGGTGGAGGGGAACATTCTTCTTTGTGGTTATTCCTTTAATTTTGTCGTTGGTACCGCATCTATCAAGAAAGTCTCAGAAACAGCCAAGAGTCTTGGTGCAATTGGATTTGTTCTTGCCGTggaaaatgtttctcctggaaCGAAGTTTGATCCTGTCCCTGTTGGTATTCCTGGGATTCTAATCACAGATGTGACAAAATCGATG GATCTTATAGACTATTACAACACCTCTACACCAAGAGATTGGACTGGACGAGTGAAGAGTTTCAAAGGCACAGGAAGTATTGGGAATGGCTTGGAGCCTATTCTCCATAAATCAGCACCACAAGTAGCATTATTCTCTGCTCGAGGGCCCAACATAAAAGATTTCAGATTCCAAGATGCTGATCTTCTCAAACCAGATATCTTGGCTCCTGGATCTCTCATATGGGCTGCTTGGTCTCCTAATGGAACAGATGAGCCAAATTATGTTG GAGAAGGATTTGCCATGATATCCGGAACTAGCATGGCAGCGCCACATATAGCAGGGATAGCTGCTCTTGTAAAGCAGAAGCACCCTCATTGGAGTCCTGCTGCCATCAAATCAGCCTTAATGACAACATCAACAAATCTGGACAGAGCAGGAAGGCCTCTTCAAGCACAGCAATATTCTGAAACTGAAGCCCTGAAGCTGGTCATGGCGACACCCTTTGATTACGGGAGTGGTCATGTTAACCCAAGGGCTGCTCTGGACCCCGGACTCATATTTGATGCAG GTTATGAGGATTACTTGGGTTTCTTGTGCACAACTCCTGGCATCGATGTCCATGAGATACGTAACTACACAAACACACCATGCAACTACAGTATGGGTCATCCATCGAATCTCAACACCCCATCAATCACTGTTTCCCATCTAGTGAAAACGCAAACAGTGACTCGCAGAGTCACAAATGTTGCGGAGGAAGAAACCTATGTGATCACAGCCAGAATGCAACCAGCCATTTCCATTGAAGCCAATCCTCCAGCCATGACTCTGAGACCCGGTGCATCACGGAAGTTCACAGTGAGTCTCACTGTTCGATCGGTAACTGGAACATACAGTTTCGGAGAAATTTTGATGAAAGGCAGCAGGGGTCACAAAGTAAGGATCCCAGTGGTAGCAATGGGATATTGGCGATAG
- the LOC118039537 gene encoding uncharacterized protein: MAANILSKSLFHHCTTNHTPLKSPPLIPLYLHHRHRSSKPQLIEINLSSPSLQSDGGNGSEDEEGFFIKKLEEILHRVMLQKSTPDWLPFRPGSSFWVPPILSVNDLIHKFAGCNLSDEETLSLTTCRGWPSASYFIKAGINVKVNEEEEEERVDLKVVPPEEMEGKVVVEVLTGPTDIDVAVKEEKGHVNIKVDRKEGGEVGREVVVQGNEVDGKLEVLILAGSSLEDEEG; encoded by the exons ATGGCAGCTAATATTCTCTCTAAATCCCTATTCCACCACTGCACTACCAACCATACTCCCCTCAAATCACCACCGTTAATCCCTCTCTACCTCCACCACCGCCACCGTTCATCAAAACCCCAACTGATCGAAATCAATCTCTCCTCACCATCACTTCAATCAGACGGTGGTAATGGGAGTGAAGATGAAGAAGggttttttattaagaaactTGAGGAGATTCTTCACCGTGTAATGCTTCAAAAATCAACACCTGATTGGTTGCCTTTTAGACCAGGGTCGTCTTTTTGGGTTCCACCCATATTGAGTGTTAACGATTTGATTCATAAGTTTGCTGGTTGTAATCTTAGTGATGAAGAAACGCTTTCGCTTACAACTTGTCGTGGATGGCCTTCCGcttcttattttattaaag CTGGAATCAATGTGAAGGTgaatgaggaggaggaggaggagcggGTGGATTTGAAGGTGGTGCCTCCTGAGGAGATGGAAGGGAAAGTGGTAGTGGAGGTTTTAACAGGCCCAACTGATATTGATGTGGCAGTGAAGGAGGAGAAGGGACATGTAAATATTAAGGTGGACCGAAAGGAGGGGGGTGAGGTGGGAAGGGAAGTGGTAGTGCAGGGGAATGAGGTAGATGGGAAATTGGAGGTGCTGATTTTGGCAGGTTCATCTTTGGAGGATGAGGAAGGATAA